AGAATCTAGTTTCCTCTATTGTTTGAAGATATTCGAATTTTACTAGGATTCTCGTAGAAAACTTGTTCACTTCCACCTCTGATTCAAACCTGTACACAAGCATTGCTGAAATCGATTCTTAAACAGTAATCTCTCTCTGTGTGGTGGTGAATTTTGATTTGTAAGTATCAAACACCACTTATTCTCTTTGGTTAGCTACTAAATTATCAGATTCATTATCATCTTATTAGTTTGTTGATGAAGCAATTCAATTATGCCTTTGTATGTCTCTAATTTATatgtaataataataatcagtttttttttttagataattTCATAGTATTTAAGTTTTCGGTTTTTTGTCCCTCTGAATTTCCCATCAAAGCATTCTTTCCCTGAAATAATGAACGGTTCATAGTTAGAAATTTGCTTTCTCCAGGTCAATGTATATTTAGGTTTATAGCTAACTTGGTGATTTTGGTTACAGGAAGCAGTGAATTTTGTGAGCAACTTTGTATAGTCATGGATATGATGCCAACAAACGCCACTGATTATTTGTTAAACTGGGTATTCGCCACAAATACACCTGATTATGTGACAAACTTGAAGTTAGCTATAACACCAAATGCCACTACTGTTTATGTGACAAATTGGATGTTGCCTACCGCAACAAACACACTTGCTTATTGGTTAAACTGGAGGTTTTTGCTATGTGCAATAGTTGTTTTGACGCCTATGGTCTTCGCGGCTTATCTTATATGGAGGTATGAAGGATCTAAAGATACAGATGacgaggaagaagatgaaaatgttacAAAGGGAACTTTATATGCGGATGACGCTTGGAGGCCATGCCTGAAACAAATTCACCCTGCTTGTCTTCTAGCTTTTCGAGTGTTTGCATTTGGTACTCTTCTGACATTTCTCGTCTGGAATATCATTATTGGTGGTGCTGGCATATTTTTGTATTACACTCAGTAAGTCAATTCCTTCTCTTGCACTCATCCCACTCTTCACTAAGAGAAACTTATAATAGTGTTGGTCTTATAATTGcagtgaattttgtttttggaacCTAAATTCATTTGTTATGAACAATGTTTATAATACCTAGGTTGCTCCCGTATCTCTTTACTGCAGTTCTAGGATACTAGGATACTCTCAACCATTTAAGACTTAAGGGTTCGATATCATCAATCAAAATACAATCAAATACTCCTTTTTGATAAGAGATGTCTTAGTGGATAGGTTTACTAGAGCTGTGTCTGTCAATATTATAATTGTCAACTTATTAACAAtgttggtttcatcttattggaTGTGGACAGATGGACGTTTGCTTCAGTCATCATTTATTTTGGGGTAtgcttctctaacaatattagcTTCTATTCAAACGTCTCCAGTTTTGTATCCTCTTGTCCTGTTTCAATGTTACTTTTTCCGTGCGTATATGTACTTCATTTGTTCATGCATTTTCTGTTATTCTTTGTTTGGTCAGCTGTTTCGCTGAAGAAAAACTTTCATataggtaataaaaaaaaattgtcttgttTTCTTTTGCCCCGTTGCTTCGTTTTGTAGCTCGGTTCCTTGTTCTCCATATATGGATGCTACCAATATTGCACTGGAGCTGTTGGTGATCATGTGATGTTAGATAAAGATAGAGGCGCATATGTGGCTCCGATGCCCGAGGAAAATGGAAATCAAGGCAACATAAGCAAAAGCTGGGTTCCAGAACAACATTATGTTCGCAAAACTGCAGGCACTTGGGGTTACATTTTCCAAACTATTTTCCAGGTAACCTTTGCCCTGATTACCATTAGCTGATTGTGTTCCAGGGTACTTGGATTTGTGACCGAAGCTTAAAATCCATAGAAGTGTCTTCCGTAAGATAGTAATTTAGTCTCATTTGTCTCCTTCATATTTTTCCTATCTAGCACTTAACAAGATTATTTGGTTTCATAAACAGATGAACGCAGGTGCTGTGATTCTTACCGACTCTGTCTATTGGCTGGTTCTCTATCCACTTCTTTCTCACTTACCTCAGTATCACTACAAACCTACTCTTGTGAGTATCCGAACTTTTTACTTCAGTCTGTTATTTCTTTCCTAAATTCAAATTGTGTAAGCTCTTCAATATATATATGAAGATCAAGAATAACTTATTATTAACACCCTTTTGGAGAGATACATTGTACTATGCTGTCTGCTGCATCTGATGTTTGGCTTTTGTTTTATGATAACAcgctttttttcttttccttcaagCTAGGCTTAGCAATTCTTCAAGCATATGTTTCTTACTTTGTGCTTTTTATTTGTTTCACAGATTGTGATTGTTATGCACTCACTAAATGCGGTTTTCCTACTGGTAGATACAATTTTGAATTGCTCGGTAAGATGCAATTTGTCTGTGGTTGTAtagcctttttttttctttatagatTGTTATATTCATGATACAAAATATCTCCATGTCAGCAATTTCCCTGGTTTCGAATCGCATACTTCACATTGTGGACGGGAATATTTGTCAT
This genomic stretch from Papaver somniferum cultivar HN1 chromosome 5, ASM357369v1, whole genome shotgun sequence harbors:
- the LOC113282446 gene encoding uncharacterized protein LOC113282446 translates to MDMMPTNATDYLLNWVFATNTPDYVTNLKLAITPNATTVYVTNWMLPTATNTLAYWLNWRFLLCAIVVLTPMVFAAYLIWRYEGSKDTDDEEEDENVTKGTLYADDAWRPCLKQIHPACLLAFRVFAFGTLLTFLVWNIIIGGAGIFLYYTQWTFASVIIYFGLGSLFSIYGCYQYCTGAVGDHVMLDKDRGAYVAPMPEENGNQGNISKSWVPEQHYVRKTAGTWGYIFQTIFQMNAGAVILTDSVYWLVLYPLLSHLPQYHYKPTLIVIVMHSLNAVFLLVDTILNCSQFPWFRIAYFTLWTGIFVIFQWIIHACVSIWWPYPFLDLSSSYAPLWYLGVAVMHLPCYFFFVLITKLKHSLLSKWFPNSYQCMAS